ATGTGATGAAGGACAAACatttgatgattcttgataaagaagaagatatagatATTAGAATGATAAGTAATCAATTTATTCGTAGGTTTTAGCGGGGAATAGAGGATGGGAGAAAATGtaaaagaaattcttcaaaatttACATAGACGGATATATAAGAGTTGAAATTAACTCAACGGTGTTTATAATTGAtttgatatgataaaaaaaaattattttttttaatggacGTACAAGAGGAGTACCCAACCAATTTCATTCTACGATAACATAGGGTGAAAGatcttcttcttcaataaagcttagcaagaatgacaaaaaaaaatagaGTAACGAATACTCATTCAGATTATGAATTCAAATGtgtaaaaaatattttgttatttAGGATTTATTTATTCTATAAAATACTTCATATATCCTAACAAAACTTAACTACTAATCATAAATAaagatatacatatatttaaatttaattaaaactatTTTGTATATTAGTCTCAAGGTTGAAAAAAATACTTAGTCCTAAATATTTGAAGCATTACGATTATTTATTATTGTAGTATAAAGAGTATTCGATGCATTCTCActagtaaataatatatatatatatatatatatatatatatatatatatatatatatatatatatatatatatatatatagcaattttatggcaGTAAATTTGTGCACACTAATTTTAAAAAGCACgtaatatttttttcatcactaataatataaatattatcattttgcattttacAATCGTAACAATAATAAGAATGGAAGTATTAATATATCTCACGTGAGTAGCACGGCGAATGGGAAACGAGGACGCGTTTCCTCGGAGAACGCTGTCCTTGGGGCGATATCCTTCGGACACCTTCCACCCCTCCATCGAATCCCTTTCTTTCGATCTCCGCAGGAAGCGAATCGCAGCAGCAGATATCGCGATTCCAGTAGGCGCGCCGCCGCGATGGATACCACCGCCGATCACGGCGGCAAGAAGGGCCCCGACGGCGACCGCTCCGCCAGCTACGCCCCCTACCCAAAACTCACCCCGGAAGACATCGCGCCGCCCCCCGCGGCTGCCACCACCATGCCGCCCGAATCCAACCCCTATGTCGTCCCCTCCGCCGCTCCATCCTCCTCCAACAGTACGATcggtttcctctctctctctctctccctcattTTAGATCAATTGGGTTGCCCGCTCGATCCTCGTTTGAAGGATTGGAATCTGTTGAATAGATGCGATGGACACGGTGCGCGTTGTGCTCGAGAAATTTGGGAAGAAGGTCAATGTAGCAGCGAAGAAGACGGAGGATTTTGCCGGGGATTTTTGGCAGCACTGTAAGTAGTAAGAttctgctgatttatctttcttaGGAGGTGAACCATGTACTCTGTTCTTTGGCCATTAATTAGATCTAAGAAATATGGCGAGAGGATTACAAGGAACTTTCATATCAGTTCTGTGATGCACTTTTAAGGCAGTCTCCGATCTGGAGTTGAGAGGAGGAGGTGACTCTTTGGTAACAGTTTTCACTCTGAATAAACACCACCAAGTTGGTAGCGCAAATGACCAAATGTTCCACTTTCTCTACCAATCTGGGAATAATGAATTAGGGGAACAATTTGGTTTGTAGATCTTTAGATAAAATCTGTAACCCTAAGATACTGGAATGTTGATAAAGATCATTTTGGACAATGCTGATACAAAGTTCCTGTAACAAGTGAAATGTGGGAGAAAGTTGGCATCAACAAGTACGAAAAATCAACTGTGGGTGACTTAGGATGACACATGTATTCTAGCCTACATGTATTTCGTCATATAGTCTGATTACCTGAAGCAGACAGATGTAGTGATTCGATAGAATTCAGATAGAGATGAGGGAAGAGGATCATGTAATGGTTGGGGGCATGAATTAGTTTTCTGCTCAGGTTGAGGATCGGTCGCTGCGACAAACATAAATAGGTTATTTGATTTATCTGGAATAAGGATAAAAAATCAACAGACAAATAGAAAACGTATactcaaataatatttttatattatattgatTTGGGGATATTTGATGCCTAAAATCTGTTGGAATTTTACAGACCAGCTGATAAGGGTAGTAAGGTCTGTGCTTGATGTCCTTGCTTTTGCTTACTTTATCAAAGCATGAACTGGCTTCACAGTTATGTTAATGCTTTATCGTGCAGGTCCGGTGACTGTGTGCCGTCAAGATCTCTGATCGATTCTTGTTATGCATGCCCTTGTTTTTGTTTCCATTttggtttttttaattttttctgtTTGTGatttttgatataatatttttccTTGTTTCAGTGAAAACAGGACCTAGCATTGCTGATGCAGCTATGGGGAGGATTGCTCAGACAACAAAAGTCATAAGTGAAGGTGGCTATGACAATATATTTCATCAGACTTTCGAGACACTTCCCGAAGAGAAACTTAAAAAGACATATGCGTGCTATCTGTCGACGTCCGCTGGTCCTGTTATGGGGGTTTTGTACCTCTCTACTGCTAAACTTGCATTCTGTAGTGACAATCCTCTGTCATACAAAGTCGGGGATCAGACTCAATGGACATATTACAAGGTACTTCATAATCATTAGCATTTGCAACAAAGTTATAAACACCACTGACAAGATATTGTGCCTTGAATATCTAATCTAATCCCAAAAAGATATTGTGTTTGTGTACAATTTTTCTTGTAATTTTATCTCGATCTAGTTTGCTCTTGAATATGCCTttctatgttgatgaccaaggttgGAACTTTATCTTTTGCGCAGAGGCCCATATGCTTCATCCATCTGTAGCATCGATATCTTTGGCAAAGAAAAATTCCTATATGATTTATTGAATGCTCTTTCTTCAGTAATGCCTATACGATTCATAGCATACTTTTATTCTTGCGGCCCACAATATAAATGTGACCAGTGATGCTTCAGATCAAATATGTTAATACCCATGTTCCTAGATGTCTTTACCTTGACATTTCCATAGAATGTTATGATCCATTGATATAGTAACGAAAtttatcaatcaaagaaatttATATTAAGAATCGATTAAATTGACAATTAACTTGTATTTTAGGTGAAATCAAAAAATTTTCAGTTATCTATCATTGCTGTGCAAGTTTGACTTATTTGTGTGATACTTTTGATGCTTTAGTGTTTTCCATGATCAAGCTACTCCTCTTACCGTCAATTTTATCCTTCACTAATTTACTTTTGCCTTCCAAGAGGCAATTGTCTTGAACACAATGCAGCTACTCAGATATGTTTTGCATTTGGAAGACAACATTGGAGCTTTAAACTTACGCAACATGAGCATTCTCAATAAGATAGCAACGACAATAAAAATGTTACTCTCCTGTCatagattctttttcttttttttgctctcTCTTTGGCACAAGATTATGTCATCTTATAATTTCACTAATACTTTTATGCTGGAGGGAGAAATAAGATCACTGTCGGTGGCTGCTCTTCACATAGATTACTCTgatttttctccttttgtcatcTATACAGGTGGTAATTCCTCTGCATCAGATCAGATCAGTTAATCCAACAGCGAGCAACGCAAAGCTAGGCGAAAAATATGTTCAGGTTGTCTCGATCGACAACCATGAGTTCTGGTTCATGGGCCTTGTGAATTATGATAGTGCTGTCAAAAACCTACAGGAAGCTGTGCAAGATGCCCGCATCTAAGTCACTCTGATCTTTTCTAAACCTGCACTGGCAATTTTCTTGAAGTTCCGTCTTCATCATCAAACGAATTTGTTCATTGTAAAAAATTCCATGTGTTTGATCCCTCATCAAATAATCGTTGTTCTCGTTACTATGATTCTGATCAATTAGTGGTTGTTTCATGCTCATTCTTGTCAAAAAAATCATTGTGCTTCAGAGGCAATTTCTGCCAGTTTGTCATCATTTATAACAGCCCGACCACTTCTGATTCAGACATCTAAACTTGTATACTCTGGCGAAGTTATCACATCTAACATTGCATTCTTGATATATAGAAGCCATAATTCATATCATTTGATACATTTATCATGTCAAAATAAGTCACCAAGAAGATCTAATTATGAAGCAAAATCAACATAACTGTGACCTATCTACAAGACTCCTAATATCGGTAGAACAAATATTATTATTCGATAAGATCACCATATTCGATCAATCAGACTAGGCATATCATGTTAATATTTTCTCACcaagtaatttaatatatttttaattcacTAAATTCGAATGCCTTATGAGGAggggtttttttcttttttaggacGAGTGTTTTATGTCGTTAGAATAAATTTTGTGATATGGAATATTGATCAAATTCATATTATACCTATTATAATCAAAATCATAGGAAAATTTGTTCCAAGGTTAACCCACACCAATGATCAATGTACTAATTGGTCATGTCAGTAGCAAGTTAAATCAGTGAGCTGTTCCATCCATCCCTATGATGATAGGTGTTACATTCTATAGGCCCCCATGCAGAATATAATTATGAGGTTGAGAAGACAATAACAATTAGGAATGTGATTGACTGGGTTGCTGATTGACACTAATTTTATTCTCTGCTGCATCCTCCTCCAATTTGGTGTCACCACTTGTACAGGCACAATCATGCCAGGTTCTGCCACCAAATAGGTGTGGCCAGATCAACAGGGATTTGGAATCATTACCTGGGGTACCAATTGAACACCTCCCTACCATCCTTCTTGTCAATCACACACtttcatttcatgcatgattcatGTACTGGTGCTACTGTAGATCGCTCCATTTATAATGGACAAAAGCATATGGGCACCTCTACCGATTTCAACCTCACCAAATGCATTCTATCAAACATTTATTATGCACAACACTCTATCGAAAGCAGCGGTGGTAAAATCATTgcgttctttttccttctttaagTTTTGTTCATTAGTTTCAGTTCATTAAAATTCAATCTCCAAAGGTGATAAGAAGCCTATTGAATATGCTACATCAATCTACGCTCTAAGTGTCTACCTAAACACTTTTCCCATATGATGACTCGAAAGAAAGAGGGGTAATAAATCGAATCAATTTTGTTGTGTTGGATTGAGGACGAAGATGGATGGCATGAAGATCCGGCTGTGGACCAACCGCATCGAACTACACTCTGGACAACAAACCGATCTCATTTCTGATGAGAGCGATCTGTATCTGCCCAAATTCTGCTACCAAACACATGCCTCGCTAGGGTTTGTGACTGCTAGTTTCAGAAGCATCCCTAAGGGCTGTGCAATCCCCGTACACGAAAAAGCCATCGTGTGCTGGAATCACAGGCCAATCATTCCACCATGTGGGCTTGGAAACGAtacaaaaccctaaccctagggcACCATCAACAACAACAATTCAGAGCGaacaagaaatcaaaagaaacagaGAGGAGGAGCACAAAATTGGATGGAGGCATACATACATTCCTAGGCACTCTGTGCTGGACAAGGGTACAGGTGTTTCTTGGCATCTGGTGGTGTTCACGGCAGCAGCATATGATTTCGGTAGATGGAATATGTTGACCATCCACAGAGCgaacgagcgagcgagagagagagagagacggttggCGTTGTGATCGCATCAGGCTCCTCTTTTCCTTCACTGTCCTGTCACCCCGCTGCACGTGATTTCGTCCCTTCCACGCCCATCCTCTTATCTTAAtccaacatacatatatatgtaaataaataaatcgAGATAAATTATTTTCTATTAGATAAAATGATCTTAAGGGACATAATCAAACCACTGTGATCGATCGAgtatttaataattaattttaatttactaaaaaaaattGGGGATCGGATGAAGTCAAAATGTTGACTGCAGTTCAACTTTGACCTCATCAAATCCCATTGATCGACTGTTCCACGCCTATGTCTTCAAAGACGTTCGCGGAAAGCTCGACCGAGTGGGGCCGCACCGTCGGATCCGCGAGCGCGTGGTGGGTGGCCGAGTCGGGGCTGGCGGAACGAGTGCGTCAAGCCAAACGAAACGCGACGCGCCGCACGCATGAAATCACGGCCGCACTTTTGCCCTCATCTCCCTCCTCCCACCGAACCCAATTCAAAttccttataataataataataataatataatgtaCAATACAAAAAGGATAATAATAATTGTGGTCGGAAAAAaacgagagaaaagagagaggcgAAACGTACATGCAGACATGATGATCACTGTTCTCCTAATTTCTAGGGTTGATAAGGGGGCCTATGTGCCATGGAGACCAGAGTTGGGTACCTCTATCATTAATAATTTCCCAAAAGCATGTGGGTATATCAACCTCGATTCCCATGATCCCAATAATTATACATCTTTTATGGTCATCATAACTTAAAGAAATATTCTTGTAGCGTTGATTTGGGCACGGATTACTCGAATTATGTTGTGGCTTTTATGTTCCGCGAGAACATCGGGGAACAGGAGGCATCCGCCGAGTCCAACGCGACGCTGATTCAGTCAATTTCGAGGCACCCGAAACTAGTTCGACAAAATTCCCCGGTGGCTGCCTTCGCCTGCCCGCGGAATAAAATACGCCAGAGATTCTCATGCCGACATCAAGCTCGAGGCTCACGTTGAGTCCCGTCATTAGCCTAGTAATAATCTATGGAGATTAGAGGTGTTGTTTAGTGTTGTTATATAGCCTTGTGGAATGCCAGAAGcagcagagaagaagaagaagaagaagaagaagaagaagaagacaacgtGGACAAGAATTGAAAGATTTGGGTGGCAATTCGCGAGCGAAGCGCCCAGTCCGTCGGGTTTGGTGGGCGTTTTGACGTTGTCAAGTTAGGATGGCTCGCTGGCCGCGTCATGGGTGACATCGGCTGTGTTGGTTCCGGGGCGAGTCCGGGGGTAGTTGAGACCCAGGGGGGAGGAGGAGAAAGGCGGGTCCAGCATGGGGCCCATTAAGCGAGGCAGGTAGGCGAACAGGGGAGAGGGTACGTTTCCGACCAACCCACGTGACGAAAGCTGTGTCCTTTGGACGGGTGGGAATCACGCGGGATCCAATACGTCTTGCAATAAAAAGCTGCCGCGTGTCACTACGAAGCTCGATCCTGTTGGAGACGGGGGCAGCCGATCCCGTGATTTCGAATCGGAGGCTGGAGTTAGTAGTACTCGGCAGAGACAAGGGAGTTGGCTTGGCTGTGAGGAGGCCGCCACGAGCCACCGAATCACATAGGGGTTGGAGGAAGCCATAGGTTCGACAGGGAAAGAAACaaaaccccccaccccccctccctcGTCCTCCAGTGTCCAAAACCTAATAGCTTTTCCTTAGGGATGATAATGACAAAACATGGTAGCTCTTGTTCTTGGTGCATCAAGCTCTCGTCCCACCCAAGGGTGGGGAGTCGTGGCCTCAATCTGCTGCATGAGCTCCGCATGAGAATCCAGATCTGCTGCACCCAGCAATCGACAAAACCATTAATCATCTTCATCACATCCGCAAAAGATTTGTTCCGGATGCATAATCTTACCCCTCGCATGCTGAAAATGAAACAATGGGGTGGGCCTTCGTCTTCTCATCTCAGCAGctgcagcaggaggaggaggaggagtacaCGCCTCATCGGCGGATgacgacgacggcggcggcggccctCAGATCATGATCCGACAGCAGATCCTACACGATCCGCCCGCGATTCTGTATGGCGACATCTTGTACTTGTCCGGGGGATTATAAATCCTTGGCGGTCAGCTAATCCGACCGCGGCGAGAATAATCGGCAGGGGCGGGACCACCGACAGTGTGCGTCGTCGACATCGGCAACTCCACAGTGGGTTGATTACAATCTTGTCCGGGGCTGCAAATCGAGTAGGCGCAGGGCATCAGGTGACGACGACGCCTACTGGCCATTACAAAACTCATCCTCAATTCTGCTCCTCTTCCCCGGTAGGCTTTGTAGGGAGAGCAACGACAGAGGTGATGCAGTGTCATCGATCTTCCATGGAATCGCGTGAACAGGGGGGATTATCCATGGCCCGAGCTCGTCTTCTCCCCCTCCCTTTAATTAAGTGGCATGCACAGGTTGTACTTGTACTAATCCTGGTTTTAGCTGGCACCGTGGTGGGTTTTGTCCAATGTCAGGTTGGTTTCCAGTGAAACCACTGCTGTGTCGCTGATTGCAGCGGCTCCAGTAATACTGTTCTCGGAAATCAGAGATGCCAGCATCGACACTGTTGTGAGCTAAACCAGAAGAAAGCAGATGTCGATCGATTAGAAGATTATATGTAAAACATGTAACAAGACAATATGCATGAACGAGAGTGAGAGTTAGAGATAACACTCGAAGAGGAAGGACAAGTGAGAGAGGAGTTGTACCAGCTCAAGCTAGGAGGTAGAGAGAAGCTCACATGAGCTCTAAATCCTACTGACCTCGCATCACTCTCACTGCAGACCAGCGGAATCTCTGACCCTGTTCAATTCTTTCACCCTCACCATCTCAGCATCTCATTTGTGATCTCACCAGGACCATTTTAACCCTTCCTCCCTGTTCTGGATCTACCAGCAGATGAAACAAAACCACTGACTCACGGTGGCCCTTTGAGTTTTCTTTCTCCTATCCATCCATCAACCAGAAAATAAAAAAGGGATGGGGGAGGATGAGAGATGAGAGAAAACATGTACTTCCCCTCTTCTGCTTCTCACGTGGTAAGTTCAGAATTATATATGTTTTCTTCTTGCTTACCTTTGGGCCtttaaaaccccaccctttccctcctcctcctcctcccaccgaGACACACATGTGCAGTGCCTGTGTGTAAACGAATCTGTGAGAGAGATGGCACTAGAAGCTGTGGTTTTCCCTCAAGACCTCTTCAGCTATGCTTTCAAGGAGTGGTGCGCCAACACCGGAAGTGGAGGAGCATGGGAGGAGAAAAGTATGGTGTTAGAATGTGAGATGGCTGGAGGTGGAGGCGGAGGTGGGACCTGGGACCCAACCTGCTCCTCCTTGGCACGGAATCTCCAGGATTGGAATGTGAATTCCTCGACGCCGACAGCAGCCGGTGCGCCCGCCGGGGCGGGGGGCCGGAGAAAGAGGCGGCGTACGAAGAGCATCAAGAACAAAGAGGAGGTGGAGAGCCAGAGGATGACCCACATTGCCGTGGAGCGCAACCGCCGGCGACAAATGAATGAATACCTCGCTGTGCTCCGTTCTCTGATGCCGGCTTCCTATGTCCAAAGGGTAATCCATTCACATCTTCCGCACCGTCACTAATGCATCCAATCTCATCAAGACCATTCACTGGTTGTTGAATGATAGGGTGATCAAGCATCGATCGTCGCCGGCGCGATCAACTATGTCAAAGAACTTGAGCAGCTCCTTCAATCACTGGAAGTCCAGAAACGGATCAAGCAACAAGCGGATGCAGCCGGCGTTGCCGCCGCCTTTGCCGACTTCTTCAGCTTCCCCCAGTACTCCTCTTACTCACCCAGTGGCGGCACCACCGCCGGAAACGGTAGTGGCATAATTGACCATGATAGTATCTTCCGAAACACCGAGGAGATCGAAGACGACGAAGCAGCCGCCGC
The window above is part of the Musa acuminata AAA Group cultivar baxijiao chromosome BXJ2-6, Cavendish_Baxijiao_AAA, whole genome shotgun sequence genome. Proteins encoded here:
- the LOC135614633 gene encoding GEM-like protein 1, translating into MDTTADHGGKKGPDGDRSASYAPYPKLTPEDIAPPPAAATTMPPESNPYVVPSAAPSSSNNAMDTVRVVLEKFGKKVNVAAKKTEDFAGDFWQHLKTGPSIADAAMGRIAQTTKVISEGGYDNIFHQTFETLPEEKLKKTYACYLSTSAGPVMGVLYLSTAKLAFCSDNPLSYKVGDQTQWTYYKVVIPLHQIRSVNPTASNAKLGEKYVQVVSIDNHEFWFMGLVNYDSAVKNLQEAVQDARI
- the LOC135614634 gene encoding transcription factor bHLH96-like; this translates as MALEAVVFPQDLFSYAFKEWCANTGSGGAWEEKSMVLECEMAGGGGGGGTWDPTCSSLARNLQDWNVNSSTPTAAGAPAGAGGRRKRRRTKSIKNKEEVESQRMTHIAVERNRRRQMNEYLAVLRSLMPASYVQRGDQASIVAGAINYVKELEQLLQSLEVQKRIKQQADAAGVAAAFADFFSFPQYSSYSPSGGTTAGNGSGIIDHDSIFRNTEEIEDDEAAAANIEVTMVDSHANLKVLTRRRPKQLLKLVAGLQSSRLLPLHLNVTSVDQMAMYSFSLKVEDDRHHTSVDEIAATVHQMLGRIQEEAKL